One genomic window of Rhizobium lentis includes the following:
- a CDS encoding 3-methyl-2-oxobutanoate dehydrogenase (2-methylpropanoyl-transferring) subunit alpha, with the protein MVDSARLSLHVPEPAVRPGGQPDFSNVKIAKAGSVPRPGVDVASEDIRDLAYSIIRVLNRDGEAVGPWAGSLSDEELLTGLRNMMKLRAFDARMLMAQRQGKTSFYMQHLGEEAVSCAFRKALKKGDMNFPTYRQAGLLIADDYPMVEMMNQIYSNESDPLHGRQLPIMYSSKEHGFFTISGNLATQYVQAVGWAMASAIKNDSRIAAAWIGDGSTAESDFHSALVFASTYKAPVILNIVNNQWAISTFQGIARGGSGTFAARGLGFGIPALRVDGNDYLAVHAVARWAAERARRNLGPTLIEHVTYRVGAHSTSDDPSAYRPKTESEAWPLGDPVLRLKKHLIVKGVWSEERHVQAEAEITDEVIEAQRQAEAHGTLHAGGKPSVRDIFEGVYAEMPAHIRRQRQKAGY; encoded by the coding sequence ATGGTGGATTCTGCTCGGTTGAGCCTGCACGTCCCCGAACCCGCCGTCCGCCCGGGCGGCCAGCCTGATTTTTCTAACGTCAAGATCGCCAAGGCCGGCTCCGTGCCGCGACCGGGGGTCGATGTCGCATCCGAGGATATCCGCGATCTCGCCTATTCGATCATCCGTGTGCTAAACCGCGACGGTGAGGCGGTCGGTCCCTGGGCGGGATCACTCTCCGATGAGGAACTGCTGACCGGGCTGCGCAACATGATGAAGCTGCGCGCCTTCGACGCCCGCATGCTGATGGCGCAGCGTCAGGGCAAGACCTCCTTCTACATGCAGCATCTTGGCGAAGAGGCCGTTAGTTGCGCCTTCCGCAAGGCGCTCAAAAAGGGCGACATGAATTTTCCGACCTATCGCCAAGCGGGCCTGTTGATTGCCGACGACTACCCGATGGTCGAGATGATGAACCAGATCTATTCGAACGAGAGCGATCCGTTGCACGGTCGGCAGCTGCCGATCATGTATTCCTCCAAGGAACACGGCTTCTTCACCATCTCGGGCAATCTCGCCACCCAATATGTGCAGGCCGTCGGCTGGGCGATGGCCTCGGCGATCAAAAACGACAGCCGCATTGCCGCGGCCTGGATCGGTGACGGGTCGACGGCGGAGTCCGACTTCCATTCGGCGCTCGTCTTCGCTTCGACCTACAAGGCGCCCGTCATCCTCAACATCGTCAACAATCAGTGGGCGATCTCCACCTTCCAGGGAATTGCCCGCGGCGGATCCGGCACCTTTGCAGCCCGCGGCCTCGGCTTCGGCATTCCGGCGTTGCGGGTCGACGGAAACGATTATCTCGCCGTCCATGCCGTCGCCCGCTGGGCGGCCGAACGCGCGCGGCGCAATCTGGGGCCGACGCTGATCGAACATGTCACCTACCGCGTTGGTGCGCATTCGACCTCCGACGATCCGAGCGCCTATAGGCCGAAGACGGAATCGGAGGCCTGGCCGCTCGGCGATCCCGTGCTGCGGCTGAAGAAACATCTGATCGTCAAGGGCGTATGGTCGGAGGAGCGGCATGTGCAGGCCGAAGCCGAGATCACGGACGAGGTGATCGAGGCGCAACGCCAAGCTGAGGCGCATGGCACGCTCCATGCCGGCGGCAAGCCGTCGGTGCGTGATATCTTCGAAGGCGTCTATGCCGAGATGCCGGCGCATATCCGCCGGCAGCGGCAGAAGGCAGGGTACTGA
- a CDS encoding alpha-ketoacid dehydrogenase subunit beta, translating into MARMTMIEAVRSAMDVSMAKDDNVVVFGEDVGYFGGVFRCTQGLQAKYGRTRCFDTPISESGIVGTAIGMAAYGLKPCVEIQFADYMYPAYDQLTQEAARIRYRSNGDFTCPIVVRMPTGGGIFGGQTHSQSPEALFTHVCGLKVIVPSNPYDAKGLLIAAIEDPDPVMFLEPKRLYNGPFDGHHERPVTPWSKHELGEVPDGHYTIPIGKAEVRRVGSAVTVVAYGTMVHVALAAAEDAGIDAEVIDLRSLLPLDLDTIVKSVAKTGRCVVVHEATLTSGFGAEVVALVQEHCFYHLEAPVVRVAGWDTPYPHAQEWDYFPGPGRVGRALAEVMEA; encoded by the coding sequence ATGGCCAGGATGACGATGATCGAGGCCGTGCGCAGCGCCATGGACGTCTCGATGGCGAAGGACGACAATGTCGTCGTTTTCGGCGAAGATGTCGGTTATTTCGGCGGCGTCTTCCGCTGTACGCAGGGCCTGCAGGCGAAATACGGCAGGACGCGCTGCTTCGACACGCCGATCAGCGAATCCGGCATTGTCGGCACGGCGATCGGCATGGCCGCTTACGGGCTGAAGCCCTGCGTCGAGATCCAGTTCGCCGACTATATGTATCCCGCCTACGACCAGCTGACGCAGGAGGCGGCGCGCATCCGCTATCGCTCCAACGGCGATTTCACTTGCCCGATCGTCGTGCGTATGCCCACTGGCGGCGGCATCTTCGGCGGCCAGACCCACAGCCAGAGCCCGGAAGCGCTCTTCACGCATGTCTGCGGATTGAAGGTGATCGTGCCTTCCAATCCCTATGACGCCAAGGGCCTGCTGATCGCGGCGATCGAGGATCCCGATCCGGTCATGTTCCTGGAGCCGAAACGGCTCTATAACGGCCCCTTCGACGGCCATCACGAGCGGCCGGTGACGCCCTGGTCGAAACACGAACTCGGCGAGGTGCCCGACGGCCACTACACGATCCCGATCGGCAAGGCCGAGGTGCGGCGCGTGGGATCGGCGGTAACAGTGGTTGCCTATGGCACGATGGTGCATGTGGCGCTTGCCGCGGCCGAAGACGCCGGCATCGATGCCGAGGTGATCGATCTAAGAAGTCTGCTGCCGCTTGATCTCGATACGATCGTCAAATCGGTCGCCAAGACCGGACGCTGCGTCGTGGTTCATGAGGCGACCTTGACCTCGGGCTTCGGTGCCGAGGTCGTGGCGCTGGTCCAGGAACATTGCTTCTATCATCTCGAAGCACCGGTCGTGCGGGTTGCGGGTTGGGACACGCCCTACCCGCATGCGCAGGAGTGGGACTATTTCCCCGGTCCCGGCAGGGTCGGGCGGGCGCTTGCCGAAGTCATGGAGGCCTGA
- a CDS encoding dihydrolipoamide acetyltransferase family protein, translating to MGEVIIKMPDVGEGVAEAELVEWHVKPGDPVREDMVIAAVMTDKATVEIPSPVDGTVIWLAGEIGDLIAVKAPLVRIETAGGAGEAQPLPSSQAPTAEVVKAEIARPAPAAPVAATPAAAAPPAEKPLAAPSVRLFARENGVDLRQVHGSGPAGRILREDVEQFIVQGAAPALVKGGSAKKTATEEIKLTGLRRRIAEKMVLSTSRIPHITYVEEVDMTALEELRATMNGDRRESHPKLTVLPFLMRALVKAISEQPEVNATFDDDAGIITRHGAVHIGIATQTPAGLTVPVVRHAEARGIWDCAAEMVRLADAARSGTATRDELSGSTITISSLGALGGIVSTPVINHPEVAIIGVNKIATRPVWDGTQFVPRKMMNLSSSFDHRIIDGWDAATFVQRIRTLLETPALIFIEG from the coding sequence ATGGGCGAAGTCATCATCAAGATGCCCGATGTCGGGGAAGGCGTCGCCGAGGCCGAACTGGTGGAATGGCATGTGAAGCCGGGAGATCCCGTCCGCGAGGACATGGTGATCGCCGCCGTCATGACCGACAAGGCGACGGTGGAAATTCCCTCTCCCGTTGATGGCACGGTCATCTGGCTCGCCGGCGAGATTGGAGACCTCATCGCGGTCAAGGCGCCGCTGGTGCGGATCGAAACGGCTGGAGGTGCCGGCGAGGCCCAGCCGTTGCCAAGCTCGCAGGCGCCGACCGCCGAAGTGGTCAAGGCGGAAATCGCCAGGCCTGCCCCGGCAGCGCCTGTCGCCGCAACCCCGGCTGCTGCCGCACCGCCCGCCGAAAAACCGCTTGCCGCCCCTTCCGTTCGCCTCTTTGCCAGGGAAAACGGCGTCGATCTCAGGCAGGTGCATGGAAGCGGGCCGGCAGGGCGTATTCTGAGGGAAGATGTCGAGCAATTTATCGTGCAAGGCGCCGCTCCTGCCCTGGTCAAGGGCGGATCTGCCAAGAAGACAGCGACCGAGGAGATCAAGCTCACCGGGCTGCGGCGGCGGATCGCCGAAAAGATGGTGCTTTCGACCTCGCGTATTCCTCATATCACCTATGTGGAGGAGGTGGATATGACGGCGTTGGAGGAGCTGCGCGCCACCATGAACGGCGACCGCAGGGAAAGCCATCCGAAGCTGACGGTTCTGCCTTTCCTGATGCGGGCGCTGGTCAAGGCGATTTCCGAGCAGCCGGAGGTCAACGCCACCTTCGACGACGATGCCGGCATCATCACACGCCATGGTGCCGTGCATATCGGCATCGCCACGCAGACGCCGGCCGGTCTGACCGTGCCTGTCGTGCGGCATGCGGAAGCACGTGGCATCTGGGATTGCGCCGCCGAGATGGTCCGGCTGGCGGACGCGGCGCGTTCGGGCACCGCGACGCGCGACGAGCTTTCCGGCTCGACCATCACCATCAGCTCGCTCGGCGCGCTCGGCGGCATCGTCTCGACGCCCGTCATCAATCATCCCGAGGTGGCGATCATCGGCGTCAACAAGATCGCCACACGGCCGGTCTGGGACGGGACGCAGTTCGTGCCGCGCAAGATGATGAACCTCTCCTCCAGTTTCGATCATCGCATCATCGACGGCTGGGATGCGGCGACCTTCGTCCAGCGCATCCGTACGCTCCTCGAAACGCCGGCGCTTATTTTCATCGAAGGCTGA
- the lpdA gene encoding dihydrolipoyl dehydrogenase has protein sequence MKEIVCKLLVIGAGPGGYVCAIRAGQLGIDTVIVEAGKPGGTCLTVGCIPSKALIHAAEEFDATQKMLAGKNPIGIRVEGASIDLARTVAWKDGIVGRLTGGVSGLLQKARVKIVHGQARFRDGKTVEVETETGQQIIRAETVVIATGSDPVELANLPFGGRVISSTEALSLTELPKKLVVVGGGYIGLELGTAFSKMGSEVSVVEATPQVLPLYDAELVRPVIRKLAESDIRVLTGAKATGLGDSGEALIVETSDGRRETLPADRILVTVGRRPRTAGSGLEELDLDRAGPYLRIDDRCRTSMRGIYAIGDVTGEPMLAHRAMAQGEMVAEIIAGKKRAWDKRCIPAICFTDPEIVSTGLSPAEARAQGYEIRTGQFPFSANGRAMTMLSEDGFVRVVARADTNLVLGLQAVGAGVSELSAAFALAIEMGARLEDIAGTIHAHPTRSEALMEAAQKALGSALHI, from the coding sequence ATGAAAGAGATTGTCTGCAAGCTCCTCGTCATCGGCGCCGGCCCGGGCGGTTATGTCTGCGCGATCCGCGCCGGCCAGCTCGGCATCGATACGGTCATCGTCGAGGCCGGCAAGCCGGGCGGCACCTGCCTGACGGTCGGCTGCATTCCTTCAAAGGCGCTGATCCATGCGGCCGAGGAATTCGACGCCACGCAAAAGATGCTGGCCGGCAAGAACCCGATAGGCATCCGCGTCGAAGGCGCCTCGATCGATCTTGCAAGGACAGTCGCCTGGAAGGACGGCATTGTCGGCCGGCTGACGGGCGGCGTTTCGGGGCTCTTACAGAAGGCGCGGGTCAAGATCGTCCATGGCCAGGCCCGTTTCCGCGACGGCAAGACGGTGGAGGTGGAAACCGAAACCGGCCAGCAGATCATCCGCGCCGAGACCGTTGTCATAGCCACCGGTTCCGATCCGGTGGAACTCGCCAACCTGCCCTTCGGCGGCCGCGTCATCTCCTCGACCGAAGCGCTGTCGCTGACGGAGCTGCCGAAGAAGCTTGTCGTGGTCGGCGGCGGTTATATCGGGCTGGAACTCGGGACGGCCTTTTCGAAGATGGGCTCGGAGGTGAGTGTCGTCGAGGCGACGCCGCAGGTGCTGCCGCTCTATGATGCAGAGCTGGTGCGTCCCGTCATACGCAAGCTGGCCGAGAGTGACATCCGGGTGCTGACGGGCGCGAAGGCGACGGGGCTTGGCGATAGTGGCGAGGCATTGATCGTCGAAACGTCGGATGGCCGGCGTGAAACTCTGCCGGCGGATCGCATCCTCGTCACCGTCGGCCGCCGCCCCCGAACGGCAGGTTCCGGTCTCGAGGAACTCGATCTCGACCGCGCCGGTCCGTATCTGAGGATCGACGATCGTTGCCGCACTTCGATGCGCGGCATCTATGCGATCGGCGACGTGACCGGCGAGCCGATGCTGGCCCATCGGGCGATGGCGCAAGGGGAGATGGTGGCGGAAATCATCGCCGGCAAGAAGCGGGCCTGGGACAAAAGATGTATTCCCGCCATCTGCTTTACTGACCCGGAGATCGTCAGCACCGGCCTGTCGCCGGCGGAGGCCCGTGCGCAAGGATATGAGATCCGCACCGGCCAGTTTCCCTTCAGCGCCAACGGGCGGGCGATGACGATGCTGTCCGAAGACGGCTTTGTACGCGTCGTCGCCCGCGCCGACACCAATCTCGTGCTCGGCTTGCAGGCAGTGGGAGCCGGGGTTTCCGAGCTGTCGGCGGCTTTTGCGCTCGCCATCGAGATGGGTGCACGCCTGGAAGACATCGCCGGCACCATCCACGCGCATCCGACCCGCAGCGAAGCGCTGATGGAGGCGGCGCAGAAGGCTTTGGGAAGTGCCCTGCACATTTGA
- a CDS encoding sensor domain-containing phosphodiesterase, whose translation MNLLRQANILDTPPTEEFDAIVRLACSMFDMPMALVSFVDGHRQWFKAEQGLFLKETPREHSFCSHIVKTKSPLIVENADKDSRFSGNTFVRDRSVRFYAGVPLSEGETCYGSFCVLDTKNRRFSGRDLEQLRSLASVVVGLIREHRQQNLLREQQRELELKQARFEQTERSAKVGGFEMDLATGTIIWSDQIYRTVGLPVGKRMTSEEVIGCYAPEERESVRRRIRDVLDGSAGGIDREYRIMTPEGEERWVRVVSDIERLSGKPSRLFGIVQDVSEKVRYEQRLLQAANADPLTGLANRAAYNAHMERLTAADAPSIGLLLIDVDRLKQVNDILGHATGDLLLKGVASRLDERLGKRGKVFRLGGDEFSVILDAPASLRRMGSIARHLIEFIGRPLEVGGSTINPAITVGGAISEGEMDAATLSQNADFALYHAKETRRGSYVHYEPSLRSRIARRIQIIREVESALTEDRMVPHYQPIVGCADGQVSAFEALVRMQRSDGSIVSAGQFHEAFTDPSVAHHITTRMLEQVAADIRSWIDRDLEFGRVALNISASDFMRGDLETRIVAAFASRGIPLDKLVLEVTETVFLQGLEETVATTLQRLRKKGLTVALDDFGTGYASLTHLRSLPVDVIKIDKSFIDTMLVDESSLAIVELVLNLARKLDMKVTAEGVESHRQAMCLLEKGCTTLQGYLFGKPMSRERVGEYLRARKPGMTENADRPKEEPRRLLG comes from the coding sequence TTGAATCTCCTCCGCCAGGCCAACATTCTCGATACACCGCCAACGGAAGAGTTCGATGCTATCGTGCGGCTGGCTTGTAGCATGTTCGACATGCCGATGGCGTTGGTTTCGTTCGTCGACGGGCATCGGCAGTGGTTCAAGGCCGAGCAAGGTCTCTTTTTGAAAGAGACGCCACGCGAGCATTCCTTTTGCAGCCATATCGTCAAAACGAAGTCACCGCTCATCGTCGAAAACGCCGACAAGGATTCCCGCTTTTCCGGCAACACCTTCGTCAGGGATCGTTCGGTCCGGTTCTATGCGGGAGTGCCGCTTTCGGAAGGGGAGACCTGCTATGGCAGCTTCTGTGTCCTCGACACAAAGAACCGCCGCTTCAGCGGCCGGGATCTCGAACAGCTTCGTAGTTTGGCAAGCGTCGTCGTCGGCCTTATCCGGGAACATCGTCAGCAAAACCTGCTGAGAGAGCAGCAGCGCGAATTGGAATTGAAGCAGGCCCGCTTCGAGCAGACCGAACGCTCTGCCAAGGTCGGCGGCTTCGAGATGGATCTCGCGACCGGCACGATCATTTGGTCGGACCAGATTTACCGCACGGTTGGACTACCCGTGGGCAAACGCATGACCTCGGAGGAGGTGATCGGCTGCTATGCTCCCGAAGAGCGCGAGAGCGTCAGACGCAGGATACGCGATGTCCTCGATGGTTCTGCGGGCGGCATCGACAGGGAATATCGTATCATGACGCCGGAGGGGGAGGAACGCTGGGTTCGCGTGGTCAGCGATATCGAGCGCTTGAGCGGGAAACCCAGTCGTTTGTTCGGCATCGTTCAGGATGTTTCCGAAAAAGTGCGGTACGAGCAACGTCTCCTCCAGGCGGCAAACGCTGATCCTCTGACCGGACTTGCCAACCGGGCAGCCTATAATGCTCATATGGAGAGGCTCACGGCAGCCGACGCTCCTTCCATCGGCTTGCTGTTGATCGACGTCGATCGCCTGAAGCAAGTGAACGATATCCTCGGCCATGCGACAGGCGACCTGCTGTTGAAAGGCGTGGCCTCACGTCTGGATGAACGCTTGGGAAAGCGAGGAAAGGTCTTTCGCCTCGGCGGCGATGAGTTCTCCGTTATCCTGGACGCACCGGCAAGCCTACGTCGCATGGGCTCAATCGCGCGCCATCTAATCGAATTCATCGGTCGCCCACTGGAGGTTGGGGGATCGACGATAAATCCGGCGATAACAGTGGGTGGCGCGATTTCCGAGGGCGAGATGGACGCCGCGACGCTTTCGCAAAACGCCGACTTCGCCCTCTATCATGCCAAAGAAACGCGGCGCGGCAGCTATGTACACTACGAACCCAGCCTGCGTTCTAGGATAGCGCGTCGCATCCAGATCATCCGAGAGGTAGAATCGGCCCTTACCGAAGATCGGATGGTGCCGCACTATCAGCCGATCGTTGGTTGTGCCGACGGTCAGGTATCGGCCTTTGAAGCGCTTGTGCGAATGCAGCGTTCGGATGGTTCGATCGTCTCGGCAGGCCAATTTCACGAGGCGTTCACAGACCCAAGCGTTGCCCATCACATCACGACCCGCATGCTCGAGCAGGTCGCGGCCGATATTCGCAGCTGGATCGACCGCGACCTGGAATTTGGGCGTGTCGCTCTCAACATAAGCGCCTCCGATTTCATGAGGGGCGACCTGGAAACCCGGATCGTTGCCGCCTTCGCGTCAAGAGGCATTCCGCTGGACAAGCTCGTGCTGGAGGTGACGGAAACGGTCTTCCTGCAGGGCCTGGAAGAGACCGTCGCAACCACTCTGCAACGCTTGCGCAAGAAGGGCCTGACAGTGGCGCTCGACGACTTCGGGACAGGCTATGCATCGCTGACGCACCTGCGAAGTCTGCCGGTCGATGTCATCAAGATCGACAAGAGCTTCATCGACACGATGCTTGTGGATGAATCGAGCCTCGCAATCGTTGAGTTGGTACTCAATCTGGCGCGCAAGCTCGACATGAAGGTCACCGCGGAAGGCGTGGAGAGCCATCGACAAGCGATGTGTTTGCTGGAAAAGGGCTGCACCACGCTGCAGGGCTATTTGTTCGGCAAACCAATGAGCCGCGAACGTGTTGGCGAATATCTGCGTGCACGCAAACCCGGTATGACGGAGAACGCCGACCGGCCGAAGGAGGAACCGCGCCGCCTCCTCGGATAG
- the ugpB gene encoding sn-glycerol-3-phosphate ABC transporter substrate-binding protein UgpB, with product MNKIAYFLSAGLTSLSLSVPAMAATKIQWWHAMGGENGAKLEQIAKGFNASQSDYEIVPVYKGNYDETLTGAIAAFRANQQPAIVQVYEVGTGTMMAAQGAIYPVYELMKDEGEPWDQNKFIAPVVGYYSDTSGNVLSLPFNSSTPIMYYNKDVFKKAGLDPETPPKTWAEVEAFSRTIMKSGAAKCGFTSGWISWIQTENLNALHDKPYSTKANGFGGLDAEFTFNNDLTIRHWGNLKKWQDEGLFKFGGPVGGDNAPPMFYSQECAMYMNSSAGRAGVINNAKAFKVGFAPLPYYDDVIKQPLNSIIGGATLWTLKGRPEEEYKGVAKFYTYLQKPEVQADWHQFSGYLPITEAAYKLSQEQGYYEKNPGADVGIKQLTRVTPTENSKGIRFGNYVQVRGIIDDEFAALLGGKKTAKEAVDSVVTRGNQQLRDFEAAN from the coding sequence ATGAACAAGATCGCTTATTTCCTGTCCGCAGGATTGACCAGCCTGTCCTTGTCCGTTCCGGCGATGGCCGCCACAAAGATCCAGTGGTGGCACGCGATGGGCGGTGAGAACGGCGCGAAGCTGGAGCAAATTGCCAAGGGCTTCAACGCGTCTCAGTCCGATTATGAAATCGTGCCTGTCTACAAGGGCAATTACGATGAGACCCTGACGGGCGCCATCGCTGCGTTCCGCGCCAATCAACAGCCGGCCATCGTGCAGGTCTACGAAGTCGGCACCGGCACCATGATGGCAGCACAGGGCGCAATTTATCCCGTATACGAGTTGATGAAGGACGAAGGCGAGCCCTGGGACCAAAACAAGTTCATTGCGCCGGTCGTCGGCTACTACTCGGACACCAGCGGCAACGTCCTGTCGCTGCCCTTCAATTCGTCCACGCCGATCATGTATTACAACAAGGATGTCTTCAAGAAAGCGGGACTCGATCCGGAGACGCCGCCAAAGACATGGGCTGAGGTCGAAGCCTTCTCGCGCACGATCATGAAATCAGGCGCTGCCAAGTGCGGCTTCACCAGCGGCTGGATCTCCTGGATCCAGACTGAAAATCTCAACGCCCTGCACGATAAGCCTTACTCCACCAAGGCCAACGGTTTCGGCGGTCTGGATGCGGAATTCACCTTCAACAATGATCTGACGATCCGCCATTGGGGGAATCTGAAGAAGTGGCAGGACGAAGGGCTCTTCAAATTCGGCGGACCGGTCGGCGGCGATAACGCGCCCCCGATGTTTTACTCTCAGGAATGCGCGATGTACATGAACTCGTCTGCCGGCCGGGCGGGCGTCATCAACAACGCCAAAGCCTTCAAGGTCGGTTTTGCGCCGCTTCCCTATTATGACGACGTCATCAAGCAGCCGCTCAACTCAATCATCGGCGGCGCCACACTCTGGACGCTGAAGGGGCGCCCGGAGGAAGAATATAAGGGTGTGGCGAAATTCTACACCTATTTGCAGAAGCCGGAAGTTCAGGCCGACTGGCATCAGTTCTCAGGTTATCTTCCGATCACCGAGGCTGCCTATAAGCTGAGCCAGGAGCAGGGATATTACGAAAAGAATCCCGGCGCCGATGTCGGCATCAAGCAATTGACTCGCGTGACGCCGACCGAAAATTCAAAGGGCATCCGGTTCGGCAATTACGTCCAGGTCCGCGGCATCATCGATGACGAATTCGCGGCATTGCTCGGCGGAAAGAAGACCGCGAAGGAAGCGGTTGATTCCGTCGTCACGCGCGGCAATCAGCAGCTTCGCGATTTCGAAGCTGCCAATTAA
- the ugpA gene encoding sn-glycerol-3-phosphate ABC transporter permease UgpA: protein MQTKRTVFPNKVLPYLLIAPQLLITVVFFLWPAATAFWQSFLRQDAFGFKTNFVWFQNYRRLFADPLYMDAFGHTLVFAVSVTVLSTTLALTLAAAAMRVLRTSRIYSTLLIWPYAVAPAIAGILWWFMFNPSIGIVAYMLRSLGISWNHLINPDNAMVLIVIAATWKQISYNFLFFLAALQSVPRSLQEAGAIDGAGPVKRFWTIVFPLISPTTFYLVVINIVYAMFDTFGIVHATTQGGPARATEILVYKVYFDGFIGLNLGSSAAQSVILMIIVVALTAVQFRFVERRVQY from the coding sequence ATGCAAACGAAACGCACCGTCTTTCCCAATAAGGTTTTGCCTTATCTGCTTATTGCTCCCCAGCTTCTGATAACCGTTGTCTTCTTCCTCTGGCCAGCCGCAACCGCCTTCTGGCAATCGTTCCTTCGCCAGGATGCGTTCGGTTTCAAAACGAACTTCGTCTGGTTCCAGAATTATCGCCGGCTCTTCGCCGACCCCCTCTATATGGACGCCTTCGGCCACACCCTGGTCTTCGCCGTCTCGGTGACGGTTCTGTCGACAACGCTTGCGCTTACTCTGGCCGCCGCCGCCATGCGTGTGCTGCGGACGTCCCGCATCTATTCGACCTTGCTGATCTGGCCTTACGCGGTGGCGCCTGCGATTGCCGGCATACTCTGGTGGTTCATGTTCAATCCGTCGATCGGCATCGTCGCCTATATGCTTCGCAGCCTGGGAATCAGTTGGAACCATCTGATCAACCCGGACAATGCGATGGTCCTGATCGTGATCGCCGCCACCTGGAAGCAAATTTCCTATAACTTTCTGTTTTTCCTGGCCGCGCTGCAGTCCGTGCCGCGCTCACTCCAGGAAGCCGGCGCCATCGACGGCGCCGGGCCGGTGAAACGCTTCTGGACGATCGTGTTCCCGCTGATCTCGCCGACAACCTTCTATCTGGTCGTCATCAACATCGTTTACGCGATGTTCGACACCTTCGGCATCGTTCATGCAACGACGCAGGGGGGGCCGGCGCGCGCCACCGAGATTCTCGTCTACAAGGTCTATTTCGACGGCTTCATCGGCCTCAACCTCGGCTCCTCGGCAGCGCAGTCGGTCATACTCATGATCATCGTTGTTGCTCTTACCGCGGTCCAGTTCCGCTTCGTCGAACGCCGCGTGCAATATTGA